Sequence from the Leptotrichia sp. OH3620_COT-345 genome:
TTACAAGTTCAGGATCCACATTGGTATCGATTAATGCGATTACAGGTATTCCTAATTTTTTTGCTTCTTCAAGTGCTAAAAATTCTTTTTTGATATCTACAACGAATAATGCTGCAGGAAGTTTACTCATATTTTTAATTCCACCAATATTTTTAGACAATTTTGCCATTTCTTTTCTTAACAATCCTGCTTCTTTTTTAGTATATGCTGTATCAAGAGTTCCGTCAGCATCCATTTCTTCAAGCTCTTTCAATCTCTTTACTCTTGTTTTTATAGTGTTTAAGTTAGTAAGAAGTCCTCCAAGCCATCTATGGTTAACATAAAATCCTCCTGCTCTTTCTGCTTCTTCTTTTATAGCTTCTTGTGCCTGTTTTTTAGTTCCTACAAAAAGTACTTTGCCTCCGTTTTCAGAAATTTCTCTTACAAATTCATAAGCTCTTTC
This genomic interval carries:
- the rpsB gene encoding 30S ribosomal protein S2, which codes for MAVITMKQLLEVGAHFGHQAKRWNPKMKPYIFTERNGIHILDLHQTLSATERAYEFVREISENGGKVLFVGTKKQAQEAIKEEAERAGGFYVNHRWLGGLLTNLNTIKTRVKRLKELEEMDADGTLDTAYTKKEAGLLRKEMAKLSKNIGGIKNMSKLPAALFVVDIKKEFLALEEAKKLGIPVIALIDTNVDPELVTYKIPANDDAIRSVKLFAQVIANAAVEGNGGVEGFVDSEQELEVSVDEDFSEEVVIKETVEEVNEENTEA